GGACACaataatgtataatgtaaaatgtataacgcttctgctcctcttgaCAGATCTCAAAGTTTATCAGAAACAATGAAGCACAGGTCAAAACAGCTGATTATTCACAACTGACTTAGAGCCACATGAGGACTTTAACACATTCAAAACAGGCTTTGTTACATCCTGGCATTTACAAATATTTGCATAGTGTAAGGACAGCCTGTGTTTGCATGCACTAAGGGTGTttccagagtgtgtgtttaaagggatagttcgtCCAAAAAATTTGAGtttactcattatctactcaccactgaaGCTATGGCGAGTTCTCGTGAGATGAGATCAGCGAGTGAATTTCgtacacttggatgacaccacatgagcagtatggaggcatttaatgtttttctctgccATTTACTTCcattttattggatttggctgaaacgctgtttacccctgaaactccaaaagagTTTTTTGAAGTCAAACACTTTACCCAcctctccatcggcatagtgttcagtagataatgagtgaattttaatattttggtaaactatccctttaatccAAGTTTATTACCACACCTTCATAAACAGGGTGTAGGACGGCTCGTCGGGCTGCGGGGGGTTGACCACCAGGTCTAGCAGAGCCTGTCCGGGGATGGGGGGACACAGACGCACCGACACCAGTTTGATGAGTTGGGCCTTCACCTCAGGGTCCATGTTGATCACCTCCATGTAACCTCCACGGAATCCACACCTGACAAACACCAGTTGAAAAGGAGAGAGTCAGACATGaagtgacattttctggaacttcaCAGCGAGTGAGCAGGTGTGTTGGTGACATTTATAACAAagcaaaaaatggaaaaaaacaagaagaataccaatatctcaggatgaaaaggagGTGCCATAAGGGGAGAAGATGCCCACAAAGATTTCGACTTAGAAAGACGAAGAGACTCGGATGTCgatgtgttgtaaacaaaacatttttttatctataaaatAGTCATAATTTATCTGTCAGCAAACAGCTTATCATTCATACATCCATTCACACTCTAGAAGTTCAGTGTTTTGCCGGAAGACACTTTGgtatgcagactggaggagccagagATTAAAAAATATTGACCATCCGACCAGTAGACGACCTGCACTtacccctgagccacagtcgccaagtgtgtgtatgtgtgtgtgtgtgtgtgggtgggtgtgtgtgtgcgcctctcGTAACTTACTCTCCCATGTAGCATTTGGAGGTAGAGTGGAAAGAGGCCATCTCCACTGTGCTTGAGTATTCTGGTCCCATCTCAAACAGCACCTTCTTGAAGGAGTGAAATTTACAGCCTTCTGCATACACATTATCCTGGTAGACCtgaaatcagaaaaacaaatggagaTAAACATACGATCCAAAAATAATTCATCAGATTATACGTGCAGAATATCTACATCTATCTAATTTCTATATGCACAccaaaatacatgaataaataaatatagcaATACATAAATAAGTAACCAAATCAATTGTGTATGTGATTGTTTGCATTTTTCGTCCTTCATAtacattaaacaaacaatacaCTAGGGTTCAGGATCATCAGGTGGAGCCTGAACGCAGCACGCTCTAGAGAAACCCATGTGATTTATCGTTAACCCGTTATTTAAAGACGAGAAGAAACAGGGAGTgggacaaaaaaagaggaaatgactTGTGTGAATTACTTCATCAGCCATGAGGAAGAGATGCTCCTCTTTAGCGAATCGGATCACGTCTTCGATGCACTGCCTGCTCTGGACCTGACCTGTCAAACCGCACAACGACACAAGtgtgaggaggatgagaagagaGGTGCACAGACACAgcgacaacaaaaacaaatcacaaaacatgatcacatgattTGATATTCAACAATTTATCTCATCCTACCATCTTTACATTGCTGTGTATAACAAATACAGTGTGCAGATTTCTATCTTCATAATGTGCCCTCATAATGAAAGTGACAAAGCTCAGCACTGACGTtagatcagttttttttttttattaatcttcCTGCTGCCAGCTCATAGCAATTAGCAAACAATGAGTCCGACCACACCTTAGTCACAAGCTGGATGTGTCTGAAACTGGAAACGACACTTGCTGCCGTTTGACATGAGGCATTAGAAAAGGCCCAGTTTTCTATATCTGATTTAAAAACTCCAGCCACGGTTTCATGGCACGTGGTGAGCGCCACACATACCGGTGGGGTTTCCAGGGTTGATGATGCACAGGACCCGGGGGTTGCAGTGCTTTCTGGCTTCGGTCAGTGACCTCCTGAGTTCTGCAACGTCCAAACCCCAACACTTTTCCTCATCCAGGTAGTAATTGATCTGCACGGCAGCCAGGTCGGCGAGGGCGGCCGAGTACAGCGGGTACTGAGGGATGGAGATCATCACCCCCGTACGGTCCCGACCCTCACCGCACACCAGCAACTTCAGCATGGTCTAGatcagagaaaaagaaggagagaagaaacctttattttgaagaaatataGATTGGCAGGATGTTCATGTGCATAACCAATCCGGCGTGTGTGGAGTGAAaccaacacacatacaggatACTTAAACACAATCTGACACTAACAACCCCACACAGCAGGTATCTGGCAGTGCAGTAGCTGGGTGTATCTTAGGTCTGTAGGTCATTCAGTAGTAGCCTGATTAGATTGGGTAAAACCAGAGAATGCTGGTCTGACAGGGACAAAGGTCTGCAGGTGGAATGACCCGTTGGCCTTGTATCAAAATACGTCATCTACGCGGGATTAACGCAACACACTGACTGTTGAAAAACAGTTTTGAGGCCAAAGTACGTCAGTGAGACGATGAGGAGTGTGACTTTTACCACGATGGCATCACTGGCCCCGGTGGAGAGGTAGATGTGGTCAGGGTTGGAGGGGATTCCACCGTCTCTCCTCTCGATGAAGCGGGCCACATCCTGACGGATGCACTCGATCCCCTGGCTGGCACTGTACGCCCCTAGAACACAGGACAGTGAACTTCGATTCAAACAGAAAACTCGACATTGATCGGTCCATGTTCTGTTTAAACAGTGTCACAGGCTCGGAGGGTCTGAATGAATGATTAATGAATTAACAAATGGAGGGAGACTTCCGTTGCTGTAAGGAGAGGTTTGGCCAATGCGGTTGGTAGAATGAGGGGGGGAGTTGACTGACCTATACTGTGGCCGCCGCAGGCCTCGAGAATACGCCGCGCTCTCTGTTTGGCGTCTGAGGGAAACTTGTCATCTTCCAGGAGCTCGGGGTAAGAACACAACGCCAAGACCtgaggtggagaccaaaaagaaaaaatgtaatccttaaatcagttttatatgatacacacacacatacgtacatgtacatgtatatataaatatatccatCCAATATCTAAACTGCTTAACCACAGGCTtgtggggggagctggagccaagcccagctacagacacacacacaagttgcaAATCCAGTTAAACAGCATACACCTATAATGAGTGCTCCATACATATGATACATAAGCACCTTGACCTGAGGCAAACTTTGCTGAGGGGCACTAACCTGTCGGAAGAATGTGATTGGTTTCTGACCCATGGCGTGGGCGTCGCCGATGTTTGCCTTGATGACTTCTGTGAACGGTTTCTTGACTCCCTGAAAAAGACGTGCAAACAGAGAGACTGTGGAAAAAGCTGGAACTTGGATATGGTGAAAGACAATGTGTGGTGTAAAGTCGTAGAACAGTTACGTGAGACGTGAGACATGAGTCAACACGTAGAGCTACAGGTTAATGACACCACAGTGGATTAAAGACAGATTTAGTGATATTGGTTCTTAGAGGTCATCACCATGAGGAACACATACTGTCCCACGCCCTCCCTCTGTGGTGAGCGAATGAAATGAGTCACATATCCCACCCTTTTATATTGCTACCAACAAACACATCCCCCCCGGGAGCCCCTGAAACACCCACACAAGCATCTTCTCTCATTAGCGGCCTTTTCTTTCACACAGACCCCGGCTGGAGTCGATTTTGGCCCAgtgcagcaggagctggacaatactgctgctgctgctcacagaaaacacaaacccCTCAGTGTTTGGAGTTGTAATGCTCAAAAATCACTGGCTTAGTAAGAAATTGCATGATGAGCTTGGATCGTTTCATTTCACTCCTCATCTAAACCCTTTTGCTGCTTCAATCcactcactcttcctctctatTGAATCAGCATGTCCCAAATTGGATGCTGCAGGCTCTGGTTTGGTGCCTGCTGGACTGTTCTGCTTACATAAGTATCATCTTCccatatttaagacttttaaagGGCCTAAAATTCAGGTATATCCGTTTTATAATCCCTTTCCCAGTCTTGTGAAAGCTGCACAAATCATACAACATGCAAATCAGCAGATCAGTGCCAGGGCCTCACCCATGTGATTGAAAATGAAGCtagatttcttttcttctcttctctctcaacacacattcaaacaaagtTCCACGTGGCTGTTTGAGTTTAAGCACAGGAATGTCCTGTCATCACTTTAAAGCTACAGACAGACCTGCTCTCACTAAGACTCAACTGCAGTCACCTGAACCTGTGTTACATTTCCAATCATGACTTTAAGTTGATCTTGATCATGATATTCATATGTTAATGGCCAAGCCGTTATCACAAGTCTTTCATTTCTCCCCCGCAGAGATTGGCAcggcaaaaaaaataaacaaagcacaATTGGCCTGTATGTAAATAACTTGTTTCTCAATAACCTTTACATGACCTAAGTACTCAGAGCACAGAACACTTGTGCTCACTTTTGAATATCTTTAAAAACTTGTTTACATGATCTTTGTCATGATTCAGCATGTTTTACGACATAAAGTTACCAGGAAACGGGCCTCCAGGGGCACAGGTCGAACTTTTCTCTTgtcaatattttcatttctgtgtcCTTGCATGACAGCAGGAGTGAGACCTGCAAGGCACCCTGGGTAGAGAGATAAGTAAAACGTGATGTGATTGAAATCTCAGTAACTGGATGCCGCACGTTTCCTTTTTAGTCCCTGTCCCTGCCTGCTCCCCAGCAACAAAGACGCTGCTGTTCTGTGGGGGAGCTGGGGGGGGAGAAGCCGCTCGCTTCCCCCCAGTTCAGCACCGAGTTCTCCAGCACCACCAGGCACCGATCACGCAGGCTGGACCAGTGAACCTTGCAAAGCTAAGAGGGGTCAGCGGGATGAATGGAGCCTAGCCTGACAACCGTGAGGAATTCACATTTCACTCAGTCTTGTGACGCAACCTTAAAACTATCATCCTAGTGAGAGCTTTCAGGATACGATCACTGGAAGTGTGCTTATTCAATCTCTGACTGACGCAAATGGAAAAGGAGCCACTGCTTCTCGGCTCATGTGATTTGAATCAACAGCACTGATACGATTCCAACTGAGATGAaactgggaggagagagaattCAGGTGGATTCTTTTTATGATCTCTGGCTCTATTGTCGCCTCGTTTATGTTACAGACACTTGCAGACTGAATGAGATCCAGGACTGAATTAGATCACTGTCAAATGTCTGGATGAGGATTTATAAGAGTCATCACTGCACcggcacacatatacacacaattGCATAAAAACTGCTGAGCCATCAGCCAAAAGTGTTTCAGTCGCAGATGTGACAGGAAGCAAACTCCAGAGGAGTAGACTGAG
The window above is part of the Platichthys flesus chromosome 21, fPlaFle2.1, whole genome shotgun sequence genome. Proteins encoded here:
- the si:ch211-217a12.1 gene encoding alanine aminotransferase 2-like translates to MSQEAANGGSPRGRVLTLENMNPNVKRVEYAVRGPIVQRAVQIEKELKEGVKKPFTEVIKANIGDAHAMGQKPITFFRQVLALCSYPELLEDDKFPSDAKQRARRILEACGGHSIGAYSASQGIECIRQDVARFIERRDGGIPSNPDHIYLSTGASDAIVTMLKLLVCGEGRDRTGVMISIPQYPLYSAALADLAAVQINYYLDEEKCWGLDVAELRRSLTEARKHCNPRVLCIINPGNPTGQVQSRQCIEDVIRFAKEEHLFLMADEVYQDNVYAEGCKFHSFKKVLFEMGPEYSSTVEMASFHSTSKCYMGECGFRGGYMEVINMDPEVKAQLIKLVSVRLCPPIPGQALLDLVVNPPQPDEPSYTLFMKERTAVLAALAEKARLTEQIFNTVPGFTCNPVQGAMYTFPRLNLSQKAIDKAKEEGQIPDMFYCMKLLEEEGICLVPGSGFGQREGTFHFRMTILPPTDKLKFVLEKIRDFHLRFTQEFS